A genomic stretch from Mastacembelus armatus chromosome 12, fMasArm1.2, whole genome shotgun sequence includes:
- the pcyox1 gene encoding prenylcysteine oxidase 1, giving the protein MHMQTLPLRALLVLGLWHTGRRGLASAPEVQDQPKKIAVVGAGIGGTAAAYYLRQEFGAGVKIDVFEPGNVGGRLATVKIKDYDYETGGSVIHPLNLHMKHFIERLGIPPRKDVPSKMAIFDGKELTFEESDWFIINFFRMLWRYGFSYIRMQMWVESILDKFMRIYQYQQFGYSFSSVERLLHAMGGDSFLTLMNQTLEETMMAEGFSQFFLNNIVAPVTRVNYGQSVRINGFVGAVSLAGTDSGLWSVDGGNKRVCSGLLYHSKSELISAKVTSISVKVRPSKTGTTSTFYEISYVGESGSAHSLYDIVVIATPLHEGMSDITFSGFSPPIPSHYPGRYHQTVSTLVHGLLNVSYLGTTEPASEFMVSDILTTDLKDLAFNSLSSLNPVHTPAGYKPSPASQTKVWKLFSSQPLSEEQLQRMFLSWDSVSETRWLAYPEYRVPYRKTPPFILHNRLYYLNAVEWAASAMEMSAISARNMALLAHHRWHGQAGKIDQEDLHTRIRGEL; this is encoded by the exons ATGCATATGCAAACTCTGCCATTGAGAGCTTTGCTGGTCCTGGGTCTCTGGCACACTGGGAGGAGAGGTCTAGCTTCAGCACCAGAGGTCCAAGATCAACCCAAAAAGATAG CTGTGGTCGGAGCAGGAATTGGTGGCACAGCAGCAGCGTATTACCTGAGGCAGGAGTTTGGAGCCGGGGTGAAGATCGACGTGTTTGAACCCGGCAATGTTGGTGGGCGACTAGCAACAGTAAAGATCAAGGATTATGATTATGAGACGGGAGGCTCAGTGATCCATCCTCTGAACCTACACATGAAACACTTCATTGAAAGACTGG GTATTCCTCCAAGGAAAGATGTCCCGTCTAAAATGGCAATTTTTGATGGAAAGGAGCTCACATTTGAAGAGAGTGACTGGTTTATAATCAATTTCTTTCGCATGCTCTGGCGATATGGGTTCAGTTATATTCGAATGCAGATGTGGGTGGAGAGTATTTTGGATAAATTTATGAG GATATACCAGTATCAGCAGTTCGGCTACTCGTTCTCCAGTGTGGAGAGGCTCTTGCACGCTATGGGTGGTGATAGTTTTCTTACCCTGATGAATCAGACTCTGGAAGAAACCATGATGGCAGAaggattttcacagtttttcctCAACAATATTGTTGCACCGGTCACTCGAGTCAACTATGGCCAAAGTGTTCGCATCAATGGTTTTGTGG GAGCCGTGTCTTTAGCAGGAACAGATTCAGGGCTCTGGTCTGTGGATGGAGGTAATAAGAGAGTTTGCTCAGGTCTGCTGTACCACAGTAAAAGTGAGCTCATATCTGCTAAAGTGACTTCCATTTCAGTCAAGGTTCGACCTTCCAAGACAG GCACTACATCCACCTTTTATGAGATCAGTTATGTTGGAGAATCAGGCTCAGCTCACTCGCTCTATGACATTGTAGTAATAGCAACACCACTTCATGAAGGCATGTCTGACATCACGTTCTCAGGTTTCTCCCCACCAATCCCTTCTCACTACCCCGGGCGCTACCACCAGACAGTGTCCACTCTGGTCCATGGCTTGCTGAATGTGTCCTACTTAGGTACCACAGAGCCGGCCTCTGAGTTCATGGTGTCCGATATCCTCACCACAGACTTAAAAGACTTGGCTTTCAACAGTCTGAGTTCTCTCAACCCCGTGCACACCCCTGCAGGTTACAAACCATCCCCTGCCAGCCAGACCAAAGTCTGGAAGCTGTTTTCTTCACAGCCGCTGTCCGAAGAGCAGCTGCAGCGCATGTTCCTCTCCTGGGATTCAGTGTCTGAGACTCGCTGGCTAGCATATCCTGAGTACCGTGTGCCGTACCGTAAGACCCCTCCCTTTATCCTGCATAATAGGTTATACTACCTCAACGCTGTGGAGTGGGCAGCTAGTGCCATGGAGATGAGCGCCATCTCTGCCAGAAACATGGCCCTGCTGGCACACCACCGCTGGCACGGACAGGCCGGCAAGATCGACCAAGAAGACCTGCACACCCGAATAAGAGGGGAGCTCTGA
- the fam136a gene encoding protein FAM136A, whose translation MAEAHQARMQTVVEEMVQSLERDHIRKMQGRMFQCSADCCDRPSDSMSQVHQCIERCHTPLAKAQGLVTSELEKFQDRLARCTMHCNDKAKDLFDSGAKEPAVRSLLERCVGSCVDDHINLIPSMTRRLKENLDSIQQ comes from the exons ATGGCGGAGGCACACCAGGCCCGCATGCAGACTGTGGTGGAAGAAATGGTCCAAAGCCTGGAGAGAGACCACATCCGTAAAATGCAG GGCCGCATGTTCCAGTGCAGTGCAGACTGCTGTGATCGCCCCTCAGACTCCATGTCTCAGGTGCATCAGTGTATCGAGAGGTGTCACACTCCTCTGGCCAAAGCTCAGGGGCTGGTCACTTCAGAGCTGGAGAAGTTTCAG GATCGTCTGGCCAGATGCACAATGCACTGCAACGATAAAGCGAAGGATCTTTTTGACTCCGGTGCCAAAGAGCCAGCTGTTCGATCACTGTTAGAACGCTGTGTGGGCAGTTGTGTGGATGACCACATTAACCTGATTCCCAGCATGACCCGAAGACTCAAAGAGAATTTGGACTCTATACAGCAGTGA
- the gmcl1 gene encoding germ cell-less protein-like 1 — protein MGSLGSRFQSPSQGPEEVAEGTRTSHKHSCECKKRKRNAQCDCDSEQDEDDAILDTPRRKKLKSTSRYIYQTLFLNGENSDIRISALGQEWNLHKVYLCQSGYFSSMFSGSWKESNMMQINLEIPDQNIDTEALQVVFGSLYRDDVLIKPSRVVSILAAACMLQLDGLIQQCGETMKENISAKTVCGYYSCATTYGLDSVMKKCLEWLLNNLMTHQNVDLMKELGAEMMEQLIQSSDLFVMQVEMDVYTALKKWMFLQLNPSWDGPIKQLLADSDAWLCKRRTDLCEKEPFLNTEEGASFHSVFRYVRLQYIINDLASARILERDNILPPDWLLSVYKNQWFAMLRTEFDNDNGPQEADKEEFELSSMRCGRKLTKDGDYCWRWTGFNFGFDLLVTYTNRFIIFKRNTLSQPCGGAVSLQPRRHLAYRLRLASFDSRGKLVCSRSTGYQLLTLEKDQEYVVMNLDSRLLSFPLYVCCNFLYTSPQSENRPDSSEQESTARSVS, from the exons ATGGGAAGTCTGGGCAGCAGGTTCCAGTCTCCCTCTCAGGGACCAGAGGAGGTTGCAGAGGGCACAAGAACCAGCCACAAACACAGCTGCGAGTGTAAGAAGAGGAAACGAAATGCTCAGTGTGATTGTGACAGTGAACAAGATGAGGACGATGCCATCCTGGATACACCTCGCAG GAAGAAACTAAAAAGCACATCCAGATATATTTATCAAACCTTGTTCCTAAATGGGGAAAACAGTGACATTCGCATCTCTGCCCTGGGACAAGAGTGGAACCTCCACAAAGTGTACCTGTGCCAG TCAGGGTACTTCTCCAGCATGTTCAGTGGCTCATGGAAGGAGTCCAACATGATGCAAATCAACTTAGAGATCCCAGACCAGAACATCGACACTGAAG CCCTACAGGTTGTATTTGGATCCTTGTACCGGGACGATGTTCTGATCAAGCCCAGCAGAGTCGTCAGTATACTTGCTGCTGCTTGTATGCTGCAGCTG GATGGTTTGATCCAGCAGTGTGGTGAAACCATGAAGGAAAACATTAGTGCAAAGACTGTGTGTGGTTACTATAGTTGTGCCACTACCTATGGTTTGGATTCTGTTATGAAAAA GTGTCTTGAGTGGCTCCTGAACAACCTGATGACTCACCAAAATGTTGACCTGATGAAAGAACTTGG GGCCGAAATGATGGAGCAGCTCATCCAGTCTTCAGATCTGTTTGTCATGCAGGTGGAGATGGATGTATACACTGCTCTAAAAAAG TGGATGTTTCTACAGCTCAACCCATCATGGGATGGCCCCATCAAACAGCTTTTGGCTGACTCTGATGCCTGGCTTTGCAAACGCAGGACAG ATCTCTGTGAGAAAGAGCCCTTCTTGAACACAGAGGAGGGTGCGTCTTTTCATTCAGTGTTCAGATATGTTCGCCTCCAGTATATTATCAACGATCTCGCATCTGCGCGCATCCTGGAGAGAGACAATATTTTACCCCCAG ACTGGCTATTATCAGTGTACAAAAATCAGTGGTTCGCTATGCTGCGGACAGAATTTGACAATGATAATGG TCCCCAGGAAGCTGACAAAGAGGAGTTTGAGCTGAGCAGTATGAGGTGTGGCAGGAAACTCACCAAAGATGGAGAT TACTGCTGGCGGTGGACAGGCTTTAACTTTGGTTTTGACCTGCTGGTGACCTACACAAACCGCTTCATAATCTTTAAGAGGAATACCCTAAGTCAACCATGTGGGGGTGCTGTTAGTCTGCAACCTCGGAGGCATCTGGCATACAG GTTACGTCTCGCCTCCTTTGATAGTCGCGGAAAGCTGGTCTGCAGTCGCTCAACAGGTTACCAGCTTCTCACTCTTGAGAAAGACCAG GAATATGTGGTGATGAACCTGGACAGCCGGCTGTTATCTTTCCCTCTCTATGTGTGCTGTAACTTCCTGTATACATCGCCCCAGTCAGAAAACCGCCCTGATTCTTCAGAACAAGAAAGCACTGCTCGGAGTGTGTCTTGA
- the ggcx gene encoding vitamin K-dependent gamma-carboxylase yields MEARDAAAAGALVSSDREEQTAKHEAAPKKDKPQTKSRMEQIFGFKKEDLTSWHSLVSLLNRPTDPASLGIFRCLFGLLMAIDITQERGLTHLDYKYLDGAPVCRFPLFNFLQPLPMDWMYLVYVVMFLGAFGIMLGCFYRLSCLMFISTYWYIFFLDKTTWNNHSYLYGLIGFQLTLMDGNRYWSVDGLRRPSIRNAHVPLWNYTVLRAQIFIVYFIAGIKKLDADWVEGYSMSYLAHHWLFDPFKLIFPVELVSLLVIHGGGLVLDLTAGYLLFFDATRPYAFLFVTYFHCMNSQLFSIGMFPYTMLATSALFCYPDWPRRFFARFPAFLRVVLPSTSPTTQPSTSCVYSETQATSTGRQETPSVSKTSKLRLKHKLGAIFTILYLIEQFFMPYSHFVTQGYNNLTNGLYGYSWDMMVHSRSHQHVKITYKDGKTGEIGYLNPGVFTQSRRWKDHGDMLKQYATCLSQLLPRYNISDPEIYFDIWVSINERFQQRIFDPRVDIVKADWSPFRPITWLMPLLVDLSPWRTKFQEIEGSLDNQTEIVFIADFPGLHLENFVSEDLGNTSIHLLQGKVNVEIVDQNKNYTLQAGEQIKVPAGAYHKVFTVSEEPSCYMYIYVNTTEAALQENFTKLFELQERVRNGTETEPLPPELQPLIAVDDDEGSEVNATDPIVRLFLKRQRRMKEVKKRREAGVLERLERFAVKKYYSIRRGFLMTAIALRNLAVGLPPLEQLTREVAFANMKEPPAEANQDERLKDEVGHGEL; encoded by the exons ATGGAGGCGAGAGACGCAGCGGCAGCAG GTGCTCTTGTGAGCAGTGATAGAGAGGAACAGACTGCAAAGCATGAGGCAGCTCCTAAAAAAGATAAACCACAAACCAAAAGCCGGATGGAACAGATCTTTGGGTTCAAGAAGGAGGATCTGACCTCCTGGCATAGCCTGGTGTCCCTCCTGAACCGTCCCACTGACCCTGCGTCTCTGGGTATCTTCCGATGCCTGTTTG GTTTGCTGATGGCTATCGACATTACACAGGAACGTGGCCTCACTCACCTGGACTACAAGTACCTGGATGGTGCCCCTGTGTGCCGCTTTCCCCTCTTTAATTTTTTACAGCCACTGCCAATGGACTGGATGTACCTAGTGTATGTGGTGATGTTCCTCG GTGCCTTTGGTATTATGCTTGGCTGTTTCTACCGTCTCTCCTGCCTTATGTTCATCTCAACATACTGGTACATCTTTTTTCTGGACAAAACGACCTGGAACAATCACTCGTATCTCTACGGCCTCATTGGATTTCAGCTCACACTCATGGATGGCAACAGATACTG GTCAGTCGATGGATTACGGAGACCTTCTATAAGAAACGCTCATGTGCCTCTGTGGAATTACACTGTGTTGAGGGCACAG ATATTTATTGTATACTTCATCGCTGGAATAAAAAAGCTGGATGCTGATTGGGTGGAGGGATACTCAATGTCATACTTGGCACACCACTGGCTTTTTGATCCCTTCAA ACTGATTTTTCCTGTGGAGTTAGTAAGCCTGCTGGTGATACACGGAGGTGGTCTTGTTCTAGATCTGACAGCCGGCTACTTGTTGTTTTTTGACGCCACACGAccttatgcatttttatttgtcacctACTTCCACTGTATGAACTCTCAGCTCTTCAGCATTG GGATGTTTCCCTACACAATGCTGGCTACCAGTGCTCTTTTCTGCTACCCTGACTGGCCAAGAAGATTTTTTGCTCGTTTCCCAGCATTCCTCAGGGTAGTCCTACCATCTACTTCCCCAACCACTCAGCCCAGCACCTCCTGTGTTTACAGTGAGACCCAGGCCACCAGCACTGGACGCCAGGAGAccccgtctgtttccaaaactTCCAAACTGAGACTAAAGCACAAACTGGGAGCCATTTTTACCATTCTCTACCTAATTGAACAATTCTTCATGCCTTACTCACACTTCGTCACACAG gGTTACAACAACTTGACCAATGGCTTGTATGGCTACTCATGGGACATGATGGTTCATTCCCGCAGCCATCAACATGTTAAAATCACCTACAAAGATGGGAAAACTGGTGAAATCGGATATCTAAACCCAGGG GTGTTCACACAAAGCCGTCGCTGGAAAGACCATGGAGACATGCTGAAGCAGTACGCCACATGCCTCAGTCAGCTCCTCCCTCGCTACAATATCTCTGATCCTGAAATTTACTTTGACATCTGGGTGTCTATTAATGAACGGTTCCAACAAAG GATCTTTGATCCTCGTGTGGACATTGTAAAGGCTGACTGGTCACCTTTCCGACCCATTACATGGCTGATGCCTCTACTGGTGGACCTCTCACCTTGGAGAACCAAGTTCCAGGAGATTGAGGGCAGTTTGGACAATCAGACCGAGATCGTCTTTATTGCTGACTTCCCAG GGCTCCACTTAGAAAACTTTGTGAGTGAAGATCTGGGCAACACCAGCATCCATTTGTTACAGGGCAAAGTGAATGTTGAAATAGTGGATCAGAACAAAAACTACACTCTGCAGGCTGGTGAGCAGATAAAG gtaCCTGCTGGTGCTTACCATAAGGTGTTCACTGTGTCCGAAGAACCTTCTTGCTACATGTACATCTATGTCAACACCACAGAGGCGGCACTACAGGAGAACTTCACCAAGCTGTTCGAGCTCCAGGAACGTGTTCGCAATGGGACAG AAACTGAGCCGCTCCCTCCCGAGCTGCAGCCTCTTATTGCTGTAGACGATGATGAAGGGTCAGAGGTAAACGCCACCGATCCGATTGTGCGCTTGTTTCTGAAGAGGCAGCGCCGCATGAAGGAGGTGAAGAAACGCAGGGAGGCCGGCGTGCTGGAGCGACTGGAACGatttgctgtgaaaaagtattaCTCGATACGGAGAGG ATTCTTGATGACAGCCATTGCTTTGAGAAACCTGGCTGTGGGTCTCCCTCCGTTGGAACAGCTAACAAGAGAAGTTGCCTTCGCCAACATGAAAGAGCCTCCAGCAGAAGCCAACCAGGATGAACGGCTCAAAGATGAAGTTGGTCATGGAGAACTTTAA
- the snx24 gene encoding sorting nexin-24 has protein sequence MHPVRVSIPSFRSENNSMERGYTVFKIDVLMNGRQHSVEKRYSEFHALHKMLKKSIKLPEIPSKHVRNWVPKVLEQRRQGLELYLQTIIMENEALPKIFLDFLNIRHFPLVPKTESCGSFDTESEESSKLSHQPVMLFLRDPYLLPSSHDTFSNVVIEGVIHGVFCPDLQPR, from the exons ATGCATCCGGTGAGGGTGTCCATTCCGTCGTTTCGTTCAGAAAACAACTCGATGGAGAGAGGCTACACG gTCTTCAAAATTGATGTGTTGATGAATGGCAGACAACACAGTGTGGAGAAGAGATACAGTGAATTCCACGCTTTGCATAAAATG TTAAAGAAGAGCATAAAACTTCCTGAGATCCCTTCAAAACATGTTAGAAACTGGGTCCCCAAAGTCCTGGAGCAGAGGAGGCAAGGTCTGGAGCTCTACCTTCAG actaTAATTATGGAAAATGAGGCCCTTCCAAAGATATTCCTGGATTTCCTGAATATCCGCCATTTTCCTCTAGTGCCAAAAACAGAAAGTTGTGG GTCATTTGATACAGAATCGGAGGAGTCAAG TAAACTTTCACACCAGCCAGTCATGCTGTTTCTGAGAGACCCCTACCTGCTGCCTTCCTCACATG ATACATTTTCTAATGTTGTGATTGAAGGTGTGATACATGGGGTTTTCTGTCCAGATCTCCAACCAAGGTAG
- the loxa gene encoding protein-lysine 6-oxidase, producing the protein MGLRIVGAPFYAYACVYLFISILQAAQSQRDPGTQQGNNQRAALRQTLQWSHNGKIFSILSQGSEYQPPRRRGEPQEQVQARPVTIIRDAGVRHPDTQSQPAAQQQQQPSSAPHSPRGLLPPLQRLVRGQEHRQHHNVRPGERTGTQGSNRANETNERLPLSRPLPRREDMMVADDPYDPYKSIDSDNPYYNYYDVYERPRQRSRPGYGTRYHQYGLPDLVPDPYYIQASAYAQRVPMYNLRCAAEENCLSSSAYRSSVRDYDTRMLLRFPQKVKNQGTADFLPNRPRYSWEWHSCHQHYHSMDEFSHYDLLEATTQRSVAEGHKASFCLEDTTCDYGYHRRFACTAHTQGLSPGCYDTYNADIDCQWIDITDVNPGNYILKISVNPYYQVEESDYTNNIVRCDVRYTGNYAYLSGCHMSTY; encoded by the exons ATGGGATTACGCATAGTTGGCGCGCCATTTTACGCATATGCGTGCGTGTATCTATTTATTTCCATCCTGCAAGCGGCTCAGTCTCAGAGGGACCCGGGAACACAACAAGGAAATAACCAAAGAGCGGCTCTGCGGCAGACGCTTCAGTGGTCACACAACGGCAAGATTTTTAGCATTTTGAGCCAGGGCTCGGAATATCAGCCGCCGAGGCGGAGGGGGGAACCTCAGGAGCAAGTGCAGGCGCGACCTGTTACCATCATCCGTGATGCGGGCGTGAGGCATCCTGACACCCAGAGCCAGCCGGCGGcccagcaacaacagcagccgTCCTCCGCCCCGCACAGCCCCCGCGGTCTCCTGCCTCCGCTCCAAAGACTGGTGAGAGGGCAGGAGCACCGTCAGCATCACAATGTCAGGCCCGGTGAGCGCACGGGGACGCAAGGGAGCAACAGAGCCAACGAGACCAATGAGAGGCTCCCTCTCAGCCGGCCTCTGCCCAGGAGAGAAGACATGATGGTCGCTGACGATCCCTACGACCCATACAAGTCCATTGATAGCGATAATCCTTATTACAATTATTATGACGTGTACGAGAGACCGAGGCAGAGATCGAGACCCGGATATGGCACAAGGTATCATCAGTACG GTCTTCCTGATCTGGTACCTGACCCGTATTACATTCAAGCATCTGCTTATGCTCAGAGAGTCCCCATGTACAACCTGAGATGTGCAGCTGAGGAAAACTGTTTGTCAAG ttcaGCCTACAGATCCAGTGTTAGAGACTATGACACTCGCATGCTGCTGAGGTTCCCTCAGAAAGTCAAGAACCAGGGGACGGCCGACTTTCTCCCCAACAGGCCACGCTACTCCTGGGAGTGGCACAGCTGTCACCA GCACTACCACAGCATGGATGAGTTCAGCCACTACGACCTGCTGGAAGCCACAACCCAGAGGTCGGTGGCTGAGGGCCACAAGGCCAGCTTCTGTTTGGAGGACACTACCTGTGACTACGGATACCACAGGCGGTTTGCCTGCACCGCACATACCCAG GGCCTGAGCCCAGGGTGTTATGATACCTATAACGCAGACATCGACTGCCAGTGGATTGACATCACAGATGTGAATCCTGGAAACTACATCCTCAAG ATCAGCGTAAATCCATACTATCAGGTTGAAGAATCGGACTACACCAACAACATTGTACGTTGTGACGTTCGCTACACCGGCAACTACGCTTACTTGTCAGGCTGTCACATGTCAAC atattaa